In a genomic window of Muntiacus reevesi chromosome 1, mMunRee1.1, whole genome shotgun sequence:
- the LOC136155963 gene encoding olfactory receptor 7A10-like: MESGNNTRISQFLLLGLSEEEELQPLIFGLFLSMYLITVFGNLLIILTIISDSHLHTPMYFFLSNLSFVDICFTSTTIPKMLWNIQSKNTGITYEGCITQIYFYILFAGLDDILLTVMAYDRYVAICHPLHYMVIMSPRLCGLLVLISWMLIALYSLLHSLMVLRLSFCPLVQIPHFFCELSQVVQLASSDNFLNNIVMYFAAVLMGVGPFAGILYSYSKIVSCICKITSAQGKYKAFSTCVSHLSVVFLFYFTALGVFLSSAATHNSHSSTIASVMYTVVTPMLNPFIYSLRNRDIKEGLKRLYWMPSIKPIMLVFWIA, encoded by the coding sequence ATGGAATCAGGGAATAATACACGAATTTCacaatttcttcttctgggactttcaGAAGAAGAAGAACTGCAGCCCCTCATCTTTGGGCTCTTCCTCTCCATGTACCTAatcactgtgtttggaaacctgctcatcatcctgacCATCATctcagactcccacctccacacccccatgtacttcttcctctccaacctgtcctttgtagacatctgtttcacctccaccaccatcccaaagatgctgtggaaTATCCAGAGCAAGAACACAGGTATCACCTATGAAGGCTGCATCACccagatatatttttacatactGTTTGCAGGATTGGATGACATTCTCCtgacagtgatggcctatgatcggtatgtggccatctgccaccccctgcACTACATGGTCATCATGAGCCCTCGGCTCTGTGGACTGCTGGTTCTGATATCCTGGATGCTGATTGCCTTGTATTCCTTGCTACACAGCTTAATGGTGCTGCGATTGTCCTTCTGTCCACTTGTGCAAAtcccccactttttctgtgaacttaGTCAGGTGGTACAACTTGCCAGTTCTGACAACTTTCTTAATAACATAGTGATGTATTTTGCAGCTGTCCTGATGGGTGTTGGTCCTTTTGCTGGCATCCTTTATTCATATTCTAAAATAGTTTCCTGCATATGTAAAATCACATCAGCTCAGGGGaagtataaagcattttccaCCTGTGTGTCCCACCTCTCAGTtgtcttcctattttattttacagcctTAGGAGTGTTCCTTAGCTCTGCGGCTACCCACAACTCACATTCAAGTACAATTGCCTcagtgatgtacactgtggtcacacccatgctgaaccctttcatctacagtctgagaaaCCGAGATATAAAAGAGGGTCTAAAGAGATTGTATTGGATGCCAAGTATAAAACCAATTATGCTAGTGTTCTGGATCGCATAA